In one Brevibacillus composti genomic region, the following are encoded:
- a CDS encoding sensor histidine kinase: MDTKSKNKWSLAAASLLFVCLVALSLLAAADILQRTDYLQEDHYYSTDNFEQELGQFADILKRYYVDLHDYPNWSDEEKIGAEEYARMKREYLDQTAVAVEETTQQFAPGIAQEVTGGTQEEVASLSRERDEQVQRVRQREEEAFQRQVKERVANMDQEYKHLRDSLALREGSFHYYIRNKANGDVYANVTSPPTAEELRKNYLYSIRFPGNQTGTRGQLQWINHDFVTNQLEGIIAVPRHAEGYSMVHSNAQYYMSIRERLFKECGLLVVMLAAAVGLFLHLRKHAGELSFVEGALTRFRRIPIDVRMLVLLFAIFCSLTLASVVSFFRLPIRPEQFVILGLEAIAVIYFALCLFEAAKMIQDKTLWQTQWEKSLFVKYRELLTDLFANRHLLFKLVLVGSLTIAFPVSAMVFLIAVSNHDEFLALVAVVYCLFYLVLVLPYTLRRISLINKIFRGVEEMAAGNLDHQIVAKGKGKGNLFRLANNLNNIKQGLKQSLEGQMKSERMKSELITNVSHDLKTPLTSIVNYVNLLKSDKLTPEERAQYIEILDRKTDRLKVLIDDLFEASKMASGAVELQLDNVNVASLLNQALAEFSDKIEASSLTFRVQVENPQMFARLDGKKTWRVMENLIVNALKYSMPNTRVFITLHEQDRYVIMSMRNVSAYEIDFDAEELFERFKRGDKSRHTEGSGLGLAIAKNIVELQGGRLSLEIDGDYFKVNVAFPK, translated from the coding sequence TTGGATACAAAATCGAAAAATAAATGGAGCCTGGCAGCCGCTTCTCTCCTGTTTGTCTGCCTGGTCGCCCTCTCCTTGCTGGCGGCCGCCGACATCCTGCAGCGGACCGATTATCTGCAGGAAGACCACTACTATTCGACAGACAACTTCGAGCAGGAGCTGGGCCAGTTTGCCGACATCCTGAAAAGGTATTATGTCGACTTGCACGATTACCCGAACTGGTCGGATGAGGAAAAAATAGGAGCGGAAGAATATGCGCGAATGAAACGGGAATACCTAGATCAGACCGCGGTTGCCGTCGAGGAAACCACGCAGCAATTCGCTCCCGGAATCGCGCAGGAAGTCACGGGCGGGACACAGGAGGAAGTTGCGAGCCTGTCCCGGGAACGAGACGAACAGGTGCAAAGAGTGCGCCAACGAGAGGAAGAAGCGTTTCAGCGGCAGGTGAAAGAAAGAGTCGCGAACATGGATCAGGAGTATAAGCATCTGCGGGACAGCCTGGCGCTGCGCGAAGGCTCCTTCCATTACTACATCCGCAATAAAGCCAACGGCGATGTCTATGCCAATGTCACCAGCCCTCCCACCGCTGAGGAATTGCGCAAAAACTATTTGTACTCCATTCGGTTTCCCGGCAACCAGACCGGGACCCGCGGCCAATTGCAATGGATCAATCACGACTTCGTCACCAACCAACTGGAAGGAATCATTGCCGTTCCCCGGCATGCCGAAGGCTACAGCATGGTTCATTCGAATGCCCAGTACTATATGTCCATTCGGGAGCGACTGTTTAAAGAGTGCGGGCTGCTCGTCGTCATGTTGGCGGCGGCTGTCGGACTGTTCCTGCATTTGCGGAAGCACGCGGGGGAGCTGTCCTTTGTAGAAGGTGCGCTTACCAGGTTTCGCCGGATACCGATCGATGTCCGGATGCTCGTCCTGCTGTTCGCTATCTTCTGCTCATTGACGCTGGCCTCTGTCGTTTCGTTCTTTCGACTGCCGATCAGACCGGAACAATTCGTCATTCTCGGCCTCGAAGCCATTGCCGTCATCTACTTCGCGCTCTGCCTGTTTGAAGCCGCCAAAATGATTCAGGACAAGACGCTTTGGCAGACCCAATGGGAAAAGAGCCTGTTCGTCAAATATCGTGAGTTGTTGACCGATCTATTTGCCAACCGCCATTTGCTGTTCAAGCTCGTGCTCGTCGGATCACTCACCATCGCCTTCCCGGTCAGCGCCATGGTCTTTCTGATCGCCGTCAGCAATCACGATGAGTTCCTGGCACTTGTGGCCGTCGTCTACTGCCTGTTCTACCTGGTCCTGGTGCTGCCGTACACCCTGCGCCGGATCAGCCTGATCAACAAAATCTTCCGCGGCGTGGAAGAGATGGCCGCAGGCAATCTGGACCATCAGATCGTAGCCAAAGGCAAAGGAAAGGGAAACCTGTTCCGCCTGGCCAACAACCTGAACAACATCAAGCAGGGCCTCAAACAGTCCTTGGAGGGACAGATGAAAAGCGAGCGGATGAAGTCGGAGCTGATCACCAATGTGTCGCACGACTTGAAAACCCCGCTGACCTCTATTGTCAACTATGTCAACCTGCTCAAGAGCGATAAGCTCACGCCGGAGGAGAGAGCCCAATACATCGAAATTTTGGACAGGAAGACAGATAGACTGAAGGTGCTGATTGACGACCTTTTCGAAGCCTCCAAAATGGCCAGCGGCGCGGTCGAGCTGCAGCTGGACAACGTCAATGTAGCCTCGCTGCTGAACCAGGCTCTCGCCGAATTCAGCGACAAGATCGAAGCCTCCTCCCTCACCTTCCGGGTGCAGGTGGAGAATCCGCAGATGTTCGCCAGACTGGACGGCAAAAAAACCTGGCGCGTCATGGAAAACCTGATCGTCAACGCCCTGAAATACTCCATGCCCAACACCCGCGTCTTCATCACGCTGCACGAGCAGGACAGATACGTCATCATGAGCATGCGAAACGTATCCGCCTATGAAATTGATTTTGACGCCGAGGAACTCTTCGAGCGCTTCAAGCGGGGAGACAAATCGCGCCACACCGAAGGCTCCGGCCTGGGTCTTGCGATCGCCAAAAACATCGTCGAACTGCAGGGTGGACGCCTTTCCCTCGAGATTGACGGCGATTATTTCAAGGTGAACGTAGCGTTTCCCAAGTGA
- a CDS encoding glycine betaine ABC transporter substrate-binding protein, with translation MKKRWTTGAAVLLGLSLLMAGCSGAQPENQPNSNQNAAGSEGASGGQGSVGAEVNYQIIGIDPGAGLMKATEKAIEEYELKDWELVEGSGAAMTAALTQAIKDKKPIIVTGWTPHWKFSKFDLKYLKDPKGVYGADEQIHTIVRKGLKEEHPSAYAFLDNFHWTTDDMGKVMLDIADGKQPEEAAADWVKANEETVNKWVEGLEPAEGKKLMLAYVAWDSEIASTNVVKTVLEQKLKYTVELSQVEAGPMWAGVANGDADGMVAAWLPTTHADYYEKLGKDLEDLGPNLEGTKIGLVVPAYMEIDSIEDLKK, from the coding sequence ATGAAAAAGAGATGGACGACAGGAGCAGCTGTATTACTGGGGCTCAGCTTGTTGATGGCGGGTTGTTCGGGAGCGCAGCCGGAGAATCAGCCCAATTCCAATCAAAATGCCGCAGGCTCTGAAGGGGCAAGCGGCGGCCAAGGCAGCGTAGGCGCCGAGGTCAATTACCAAATCATCGGGATCGACCCTGGCGCCGGTCTGATGAAAGCGACAGAGAAAGCGATCGAGGAATACGAACTGAAGGACTGGGAGCTGGTAGAAGGCTCCGGTGCGGCGATGACGGCGGCATTGACACAGGCCATCAAGGATAAAAAACCGATCATCGTCACGGGCTGGACACCACACTGGAAGTTCTCCAAGTTTGATCTGAAGTACCTGAAAGATCCCAAAGGCGTCTACGGAGCGGATGAGCAGATTCACACCATCGTCCGCAAAGGGCTGAAGGAGGAGCATCCGTCCGCGTATGCCTTCCTCGACAACTTCCATTGGACGACAGATGATATGGGTAAAGTGATGCTCGATATCGCCGACGGAAAGCAGCCCGAGGAAGCGGCAGCCGACTGGGTGAAGGCAAATGAGGAGACCGTTAACAAATGGGTGGAAGGCCTGGAGCCTGCGGAGGGCAAAAAGCTGATGCTGGCCTATGTCGCTTGGGATTCCGAAATTGCCAGCACAAACGTAGTCAAAACCGTATTGGAACAAAAGCTGAAGTACACCGTGGAGCTGAGCCAGGTCGAAGCCGGCCCGATGTGGGCGGGTGTCGCCAATGGCGATGCGGATGGCATGGTAGCGGCTTGGCTGCCGACCACGCACGCGGATTACTATGAGAAGCTGGGCAAAGATCTGGAGGATCTGGGACCGAACTTGGAAGGCACCAAGATTGGTCTGGTCGTTCCAGCCTATATGGAAATTGACTCGATTGAGGATCTGAAGAAGTAA
- a CDS encoding ABC transporter permease produces the protein MGELFPKIPLDRWIETIVDFLDEHLGIVFDLISTVIGGLVDVFTLVFSGAPSWLLILLLAVLAYRAGKWPMALFSLIGLIVIENLGYWAHAMDTLALVMTAGLISIVIGIPTGIWCARSDRARNVLTPILDFMQTMPAFVYLIPAIFFFGLGKVPGVIASVIFAMPPTIRLTNLGIRQVPGELVEAADAFGSTAWQKLIKVQMPLAKPTVMAGINQSIMLALSMVVIASMIGAKGLGADVYRAVTQIKIGAGFEAGLAIVIMAILLDRITQSMGKKKSA, from the coding sequence ATGGGAGAACTGTTTCCGAAAATACCGCTCGACCGTTGGATCGAGACGATCGTCGACTTTCTCGACGAGCATCTGGGGATTGTCTTTGATTTGATCTCCACAGTTATTGGCGGTCTGGTGGACGTGTTTACCCTGGTGTTTTCCGGTGCGCCGTCATGGCTTTTGATTCTTCTGTTGGCCGTGCTCGCCTACCGGGCAGGAAAGTGGCCGATGGCGCTGTTTTCATTGATTGGACTCATCGTCATTGAAAATCTGGGGTATTGGGCACATGCAATGGATACCTTGGCCTTGGTGATGACGGCCGGGCTGATTTCGATAGTGATTGGGATTCCGACAGGGATTTGGTGTGCGAGATCGGATCGCGCCCGCAATGTTTTGACCCCTATTCTCGACTTTATGCAGACGATGCCTGCCTTTGTCTACTTGATTCCCGCTATCTTCTTTTTCGGTTTGGGCAAGGTGCCAGGTGTTATCGCCTCTGTCATTTTTGCAATGCCGCCGACAATCCGGCTGACCAACCTCGGGATCAGACAGGTGCCCGGCGAGCTGGTCGAGGCTGCCGATGCTTTCGGCTCGACAGCGTGGCAAAAGCTGATCAAGGTGCAGATGCCGCTGGCGAAGCCTACGGTGATGGCGGGAATCAACCAGAGCATCATGCTCGCGCTTTCCATGGTCGTGATCGCGTCCATGATTGGCGCCAAGGGGCTGGGGGCGGACGTCTACCGCGCTGTCACCCAGATCAAGATTGGCGCCGGATTCGAAGCCGGTCTGGCTATCGTGATCATGGCCATTTTATTGGATAGAATCACCCAAAGCATGGGGAAAAAGAAAAGCGCCTAG
- a CDS encoding YxcD family protein, whose protein sequence is MEKIKILEQDIINAVCLHVASKKQIKPEEVMVELMWDEEYGFSAEVEANGRQQIFVEINLIEAIRYWLQHYMNRDPFAARLELVLDDEEGIIAYASYGS, encoded by the coding sequence ATGGAAAAAATAAAAATTCTGGAACAAGATATTATCAATGCGGTATGCCTGCATGTCGCAAGCAAAAAGCAGATCAAACCCGAAGAAGTTATGGTCGAGCTGATGTGGGATGAAGAGTACGGCTTCTCCGCCGAGGTGGAAGCAAACGGACGGCAGCAAATCTTCGTCGAGATCAACCTGATCGAAGCCATCCGGTACTGGCTGCAGCACTACATGAATCGCGATCCCTTCGCCGCTCGGCTCGAGCTGGTCCTCGACGACGAGGAAGGCATCATCGCCTACGCCAGCTACGGATCGTAA
- a CDS encoding response regulator transcription factor: MSKYNVLVVDDEAEIRDAIEIYLKNEDIKVFKAENGLEALEVLENEDLHLIILDIMMPKMDGIKTTFAIREERNIPIIMLSAKSEDTDKILGLNVGADDYVTKPFNPMELVARVKSQLRRYTSLGTHAASEDEIRVRGLVLNTTNKTVYVDEEEVRLTPTEYKILELLMKNKGRVFSIEEIYELVWKEPCLNAENTVAVHVRRIREKIEINPKDPKYLKVVWGIGYKIEK, translated from the coding sequence ATGTCCAAATACAATGTGCTCGTCGTCGATGACGAAGCGGAAATCCGCGACGCGATCGAAATTTATCTGAAAAACGAAGACATCAAGGTGTTCAAGGCGGAAAACGGCCTCGAAGCGTTGGAGGTGCTGGAGAACGAAGACCTCCATCTGATCATCCTCGACATCATGATGCCAAAAATGGACGGCATCAAAACGACTTTCGCCATTAGGGAGGAACGGAACATCCCGATCATCATGCTCTCCGCGAAATCGGAGGATACGGACAAGATCCTCGGGTTAAATGTGGGAGCCGATGATTACGTGACCAAGCCGTTTAATCCGATGGAGCTGGTCGCCCGGGTCAAATCCCAGCTGCGCAGATATACCAGCCTGGGGACCCATGCAGCCAGCGAAGACGAGATTCGCGTCAGGGGCCTGGTGCTGAACACCACCAACAAAACGGTCTACGTCGACGAGGAGGAAGTGCGTCTGACCCCGACCGAGTACAAAATCCTGGAGCTTTTGATGAAAAACAAGGGACGGGTCTTCTCGATCGAAGAGATCTACGAGCTCGTATGGAAAGAGCCCTGTCTAAACGCCGAAAACACCGTGGCTGTCCACGTCCGCCGGATTCGGGAAAAGATCGAGATCAACCCAAAAGATCCGAAATATCTAAAGGTGGTATGGGGCATTGGATACAAAATCGAAAAATAA